CAGTAACACCCGGGAGACGCCCTCGCGTCCGTGGCTGCCGACGACGATGTGATCGACGTTGTTCGCCGAGGCGAACTCGACGACCTCGCGTTCGGGTTTGCCGACGGCCGTCTCAGTTCGGAAGACGACGTCCTCGGTGTCGATCGCGGCCGTGGCGTTTTCGAGTTCGCCCGCGGCCTTCTCCTCGCGGTCCCGGAGTGCCTCCTGGAGGAGGTTGACTCCGGCCTCCGTTGAGCCGTCCGCCGCCTCGACGACCCGCAAC
This genomic window from Natronococcus occultus SP4 contains:
- a CDS encoding universal stress protein, producing MTVLVAYDGSAAAQQAVEYAFDSHADEEIILLRVVEAADGSTEAGVNLLQEALRDREEKAAGELENATAAIDTEDVVFRTETAVGKPEREVVEFASANNVDHIVVGSHGREGVSRVLLGSVAEKIVRRSPVPVTVVR